From the Gallaecimonas mangrovi genome, one window contains:
- a CDS encoding DMT family transporter, whose translation MTWLLYTAVVLIWGSTWLAIGLQQGPVAATVSVFYRFLLASVLLLTVLALSRRLKAIGTVGHGWCLVQGACVFGFNFYCFYHAAAHISTGMEAVIFSMAVVFNAFNGALFFRQPLPPGLWLAALLGLGGMLVLFWPELATVRPNRAFFTGIGLSMLGSYCFSLGNMISQQHQRQGRDLFSTNAWGMAYGALLMGLLALTQHETFRLDWRPSYLGALLYLVVFGSILGFGAYFALIHRIGASQAAYSTLLFPLVALVISTVVEGYQWQPHTVLGVSLILLGNLAILPRVRLGLRRWRSAIGRWSG comes from the coding sequence ATGACCTGGCTGTTATACACCGCAGTGGTACTTATTTGGGGCAGTACCTGGCTTGCCATTGGCCTGCAACAAGGCCCGGTGGCGGCAACGGTTTCGGTGTTTTACCGTTTCCTGCTGGCATCGGTACTGCTGTTAACGGTGCTAGCGCTGAGCCGGCGCCTAAAGGCGATTGGCACTGTGGGCCATGGCTGGTGCCTGGTGCAAGGTGCCTGTGTTTTTGGTTTTAACTTTTACTGCTTTTATCACGCAGCCGCCCATATTAGCACCGGTATGGAAGCGGTTATCTTCTCGATGGCTGTGGTGTTTAACGCCTTCAATGGTGCGCTTTTCTTTCGCCAGCCGTTACCGCCGGGGCTGTGGTTGGCGGCGTTGCTGGGGCTGGGGGGCATGCTGGTGCTTTTTTGGCCCGAACTCGCAACTGTTAGGCCCAATCGGGCTTTTTTTACCGGTATTGGTCTCAGTATGTTGGGAAGCTACTGCTTTTCCCTTGGCAACATGATCAGCCAGCAACACCAGCGCCAGGGGCGCGATTTATTCAGTACCAATGCCTGGGGTATGGCCTATGGCGCCTTATTAATGGGGCTATTGGCGCTGACACAACACGAGACCTTTCGCCTTGACTGGCGACCATCTTACCTAGGGGCATTGCTGTATTTGGTGGTGTTTGGCTCCATTTTGGGGTTTGGCGCTTACTTCGCGCTTATCCACCGCATTGGTGCCAGCCAAGCAGCCTATAGCACCTTGTTGTTTCCGCTGGTGGCTTTGGTTATCTCAACCGTGGTTGAAGGCTATCAATGGCAGCCACATACGGTGCTCGGTGTAAGCCTTATTTTGCTGGGGAATCTGGCGATATTGCCCCGGGTAAGGCTGGGGCTGCGGCGCTGGCGCAGCGCGATTGGCCGTTGGTCTGGCTAA
- a CDS encoding TonB-dependent receptor codes for MSRIPAMKYLPLALAVQLALAGVAVAADNSNQTSTAAASKKATDNKDKNIETITVTASADASRDGLIGAFAGGQVAKGQRAGLLGTTDYMDSPFSGTAYTNKFITDIQAEGVGDVLEHDPGVRVARGFGNFQESYFIRGFLLYSDEMSYNGLYGVLPRQYVSSEIIQRVEVLRGASTFLNGMSPSGNAIGGSVNLVPKRASNDNKTDITLGFNDQGQGYGAADISRRFGDNDSQGIRVNVAHREGDTDVDGESVNTDVGSVGYDWRGDKARVSAGLTFQDRKLKDGRPSITLSGVTSVPALPDVDANYGQDWTHSDERDLFGTLRAEYDLSDNVTAWAAVGARHSNEDNSLANITLTDSQTGDGYTYRADNVRVDDVFSAEVGIRGSNSFGGVSNKWALAGDYYNMTSKNAYAWGDYTGTYTTNIYHPTQYAKPSNDFFGAGDMSSPGKTGSTELPSLALSDTLGFMDDSLLVTLGARYQDMEVRNYAYGTGIQSSKYDDSRVSPSAGVVYKLTDWASLYANYIEALAQGDSASSTAVNAGEQLSPYVSKQKEVGAKFDGGNIGATLAYFTTDKPSGYVNDQNVFGAYGKDKHQGVEVTFFGEPLDGVSVLGGVTYLDAKQKDTADGATDGNWVIGTAKWQGNLGVTWQLPWVYGLSLDAQAVSTGSRYADAANTLQVAGWTRFDMGAKYSTTLLNHDVTINARIQNLTDKNYWSSVGGYPGQGYLVQGAPRSVNVEARFSF; via the coding sequence ATGTCACGCATTCCTGCTATGAAATACCTCCCCCTGGCCCTTGCTGTTCAATTAGCCCTGGCAGGGGTTGCTGTCGCCGCTGATAACTCCAATCAAACCAGCACCGCCGCGGCCAGCAAAAAAGCGACCGATAACAAAGATAAAAACATTGAAACCATCACCGTTACCGCCAGCGCCGATGCTTCCCGTGACGGTTTGATTGGCGCTTTTGCCGGTGGCCAAGTAGCCAAGGGCCAGCGCGCCGGTTTACTGGGCACCACCGACTACATGGACAGCCCCTTTAGCGGCACCGCCTATACCAACAAATTTATTACCGACATTCAGGCCGAAGGCGTGGGCGACGTGCTGGAGCACGATCCCGGGGTGCGGGTTGCTCGCGGTTTTGGCAACTTTCAGGAAAGCTACTTTATTCGCGGCTTTTTGCTGTACTCGGACGAAATGTCCTACAACGGCCTTTATGGCGTATTGCCGCGCCAGTATGTGTCATCTGAAATTATCCAGCGGGTAGAAGTACTGCGCGGCGCCAGCACCTTTTTAAACGGCATGTCGCCGAGCGGTAACGCCATTGGCGGTAGCGTTAACCTGGTGCCCAAAAGGGCCAGCAACGACAATAAAACCGACATTACCTTAGGCTTTAATGACCAGGGCCAAGGCTATGGCGCTGCCGACATTAGCCGCCGCTTTGGCGACAACGACAGCCAGGGCATTCGCGTTAACGTTGCGCACCGTGAAGGCGATACCGACGTTGATGGCGAAAGCGTTAACACCGATGTTGGCTCTGTGGGCTATGACTGGCGTGGCGACAAGGCGCGGGTTTCTGCCGGCCTGACCTTCCAAGACCGCAAACTCAAAGATGGCCGCCCCTCTATCACCTTATCTGGGGTTACCAGCGTACCGGCGTTGCCCGATGTCGACGCCAACTACGGCCAGGACTGGACCCATTCCGACGAACGCGACCTCTTCGGCACCCTGCGCGCTGAATACGACTTGAGCGATAACGTTACCGCTTGGGCGGCCGTTGGTGCCCGCCATTCTAACGAAGACAACTCCCTGGCCAATATCACTCTGACCGACAGCCAAACTGGCGACGGTTACACCTACCGCGCCGACAACGTGCGGGTTGATGACGTGTTTAGTGCAGAGGTGGGCATTCGCGGTAGCAATAGCTTCGGTGGGGTCAGCAATAAATGGGCGCTGGCGGGCGACTATTACAACATGACCTCAAAAAATGCCTACGCCTGGGGCGATTACACCGGTACCTATACCACCAATATTTATCACCCCACCCAGTACGCCAAGCCCAGCAATGACTTCTTTGGCGCCGGTGACATGAGTAGCCCCGGCAAAACCGGCAGCACCGAACTGCCAAGCTTGGCGTTGTCTGACACCTTAGGCTTTATGGACGACAGCCTGCTGGTTACCCTGGGTGCTCGTTATCAGGATATGGAAGTACGCAACTACGCCTACGGCACCGGCATTCAAAGCAGCAAATACGATGACTCGCGGGTGTCTCCTTCGGCGGGCGTGGTTTACAAACTCACCGACTGGGCTTCGCTGTACGCCAACTACATCGAAGCGCTGGCCCAGGGCGATAGCGCCAGTTCTACCGCCGTAAATGCCGGCGAGCAGCTGTCGCCTTATGTGTCCAAACAAAAAGAAGTTGGGGCGAAGTTCGACGGCGGCAACATTGGCGCCACCCTGGCTTACTTCACTACCGATAAACCCAGCGGTTACGTTAACGACCAAAACGTCTTTGGTGCCTACGGCAAAGACAAACACCAAGGGGTGGAAGTCACCTTCTTTGGTGAACCTTTAGACGGGGTGTCGGTATTGGGCGGCGTAACCTATTTGGATGCCAAACAAAAAGACACCGCCGATGGCGCCACCGACGGCAACTGGGTAATTGGTACCGCTAAATGGCAGGGCAACCTGGGTGTGACCTGGCAGCTGCCTTGGGTGTATGGCCTGAGCCTTGATGCGCAAGCGGTGTCTACCGGTTCTCGTTATGCCGATGCCGCCAACACCCTGCAAGTGGCCGGGTGGACCCGCTTTGACATGGGCGCCAAATACAGCACGACTCTGCTTAACCACGATGTCACCATCAATGCCCGTATCCAAAACCTGACCGATAAAAACTATTGGTCTTCAGTGGGGGGCTACCCTGGCCAAGGCTACTTGGTGCAAGGCGCGCCCCGCAGCGTGAATGTGGAAGCGCGCTTCTCGTTCTAA